One window from the genome of Drosophila albomicans strain 15112-1751.03 chromosome 2L, ASM965048v2, whole genome shotgun sequence encodes:
- the LOC117565183 gene encoding putative gustatory receptor 28b isoform X3, with product MYTIWQQLFRPRDAYGAEQSLLLFTFLLGLTPFRLRGETGSRHFQLSRLGYLNALLQLSFFGYCFLSALIQQESIVGYFFKSPISQVGDSLQKFIGLIGMFTLFLWSGLQVKLLIRLFDLIAHIDNHLLNLGVCFNYARIMQLRHIHLLLISGVQLSYLISSIAMLIYNDVRPIYTATVAFYVPQIFLLSIVLLFGAILHRLQQHFESINRVLKNLAHQWDTRSLKAVQKQRSLQCLDSFSMYTIVTKDPAEIIQESMEIHHLICEAAATANKYFTYQLLTIISIAFLIIVFDAYYVLETLLGKSKRESKFKTVEFVTFFSCQMILYLIAIISIVEGSNRAIKKSEKTGGIVHSLLNKTKSVEVREKLQQFSMQLMHLKINFTAAGLFNIDRTLYFTISGALTTYLIILLQFTSNSPNNDNGNGYECCEALHNMTNHTL from the exons ATGTATACAATTTGGCAGCAATTGTTTCGCCCACGCGATGCTTACGGTGCCGAGCAATCACTGCTCCTATTCACCTTTCTACTCGGTTTGACTCCTTTTCGATTGCGAGGCGAGACTGGCTCACGTCATTTCCAGTTGAGTCGCTTGGGCTATCTGAATGCATTACTGCAGTTGAGTTTCTTTGGCTACTGCTTTCTCTCGGCACTCATCCAACAGGAGAGCATTGTGGGCTACTTCTTCAAGTCACCCATCTCACAAGTTGGTGACTCGCTGCAGAAATTCATTGGGTTGATTGGCATGTTTACGCTCTTCCTTTGGAGTGGGCTGCAAGTGAAACTCTTGATTCGACTTTTCGATCTGATTGCTCACATTGACAACCATCTGCTCAATCTGGGCGTCTGCTTTAACTACGCACGGATTATGCAACTACGCCACATTCATCTTTTACTCATCTCAGGTGTACAATTGAGTTATTTGATCAGCTCTATTGCTATGCTGATTTACAATGATGTGCGTCCCATTTATACAGCCACTGTGGCCTTCTATGTGCCACAGATCTTTTTGCTCAgcattgttttgctctttGGAGCCATCCTTCATCGTCTTCAGCAGCATTTTGAATCCATAAACAGG GTGCTGAAGAACCTCGCCCATCAGTGGGACACTCGCAGTCTTAAGGCTGTCCAGAAGCAGCGTTCTCTGCAGTGCCTCGACTCATTTTCCATGTACACCATTGTGACAAAGGATCCCGCTGAAATCATACAGGAGTCCATGGAGATACATCATCTGATTTGCGAGGCAGCTGCAACGgccaacaaatattttacataccAACTGCTCACAATCATTTCGATTGCCTTTCTGATCATCGTCTTTGATGCGTATTATGTGCTGGAAACATTGCTGGGCAAATCGAAGCGAGAAAGCAAATTCAAGACTGTTGAATTTGTGACATTCTTTTCATGTCAAATGATACTCTATTTGATAGCCATAATTTCCATCGTTGAGGGCAGCAATCGGGCCATTAAGAAGAGCGAGAAAACTGGTGGCATTGTGCATTCGCTGCTCAACAAAACGAAGAGCGTCGAGGTGCGGGAGAAGTTGCAGCAATTCTCAATGCAATTGATGCATCTGAAGATCAACTTTACTGCCGCAGGACTCTTCAACATCGATCGCACGCTCTACTTTACT ATTAGCGGAGCCTTAACAACTTATCTCATCATTCTGCTGCAATTCACATCGAATTCGCCAAACAATGATAATGGCAATGGCTACGAATGCTGTGAGGCATTGCACAATATGACCAACCATACGCTCTAG
- the LOC117565183 gene encoding putative gustatory receptor 28b isoform X2, whose amino-acid sequence MSTALRRVRKYFISSQVYEALRPLFFLTFLYGLTPFHVVRRKMGESYLKMSCFGIFNIFVYIVLCGFCYISSLRQGESIVGYFFRTEISTIGDRLQIFNGLIAGAVIYTSAILKRCKLLGTLTILHSLDTNFSNIGIRVKYSRIFRYSILLLVFKLLILGVYFVGVFRLLVSLGVTPSFCVCMTFFLQHSVVSIAICLFCVIAFSFERRLSIVNQVLKNLAHQWDTRSLKAVQKQRSLQCLDSFSMYTIVTKDPAEIIQESMEIHHLICEAAATANKYFTYQLLTIISIAFLIIVFDAYYVLETLLGKSKRESKFKTVEFVTFFSCQMILYLIAIISIVEGSNRAIKKSEKTGGIVHSLLNKTKSVEVREKLQQFSMQLMHLKINFTAAGLFNIDRTLYFTISGALTTYLIILLQFTSNSPNNDNGNGYECCEALHNMTNHTL is encoded by the exons atgtcGACAGCGCTACGTCGTGTGCGCAAATATTTCATATCGTCGCAGGTCTATGAGGCACTGCGTCCATTATTTTTCCTCACGTTTCTGTACGGCCTGACGCCATTCCATGTGGTCCGTCGAAAGATGGGCGAATCCTATCTGAAGATGTCGTGTTTCGgcatctttaatatttttgtttacatcgTTTTGTGCGGTTTCTGTTACATCTCGTCGCTTCGTCAAGGCGAGTCCATTGTGGGTTATTTTTTTCGCACCGAGATCTCCACGATTGGCGATCGCCTACAGATCTTCAATGGACTTATTGCTGGTGCTGTAATCTATACATCTGCTATACTGAAGCGTTGCAAGCTGCTCGGCACATTGACTATTCTGCACAGTCTCGATACGAACTTCTCCAATATCGGAATTCGTGTAAAGTACTCAAGGATCTTCCGCTACTCGATTCTCTTGCTCGTCTTCAAACTACTTATTTTGGGGGTCTATTTCGTTGGCGTCTTTCGGCTTCTCGTCTCGCTTGGCGTTACGCCCTCCTTCTGTGTCTGCATGACATTCTTCCTGCAACATTCCGTGGTATCTATTGCAATTTGTCTATTCTGCGTGATTGCCTTTAGCTTCGAGCGACGTTTGAGTATAGTTAATCAG GTGCTGAAGAACCTCGCCCATCAGTGGGACACTCGCAGTCTTAAGGCTGTCCAGAAGCAGCGTTCTCTGCAGTGCCTCGACTCATTTTCCATGTACACCATTGTGACAAAGGATCCCGCTGAAATCATACAGGAGTCCATGGAGATACATCATCTGATTTGCGAGGCAGCTGCAACGgccaacaaatattttacataccAACTGCTCACAATCATTTCGATTGCCTTTCTGATCATCGTCTTTGATGCGTATTATGTGCTGGAAACATTGCTGGGCAAATCGAAGCGAGAAAGCAAATTCAAGACTGTTGAATTTGTGACATTCTTTTCATGTCAAATGATACTCTATTTGATAGCCATAATTTCCATCGTTGAGGGCAGCAATCGGGCCATTAAGAAGAGCGAGAAAACTGGTGGCATTGTGCATTCGCTGCTCAACAAAACGAAGAGCGTCGAGGTGCGGGAGAAGTTGCAGCAATTCTCAATGCAATTGATGCATCTGAAGATCAACTTTACTGCCGCAGGACTCTTCAACATCGATCGCACGCTCTACTTTACT ATTAGCGGAGCCTTAACAACTTATCTCATCATTCTGCTGCAATTCACATCGAATTCGCCAAACAATGATAATGGCAATGGCTACGAATGCTGTGAGGCATTGCACAATATGACCAACCATACGCTCTAG
- the LOC117565183 gene encoding putative gustatory receptor 28b isoform X1 has translation MDVEKDTDVEIELNHPLRRRLRRLLSAKQLYECLRPLFHVTYLHGLTSFYISCNDETGQRDIKKSWFGYVNGILHIGIYSVCYILTICNSCESVASYFFRSRITYFGDMMQIVSGLIGVTVIYLTAIIPKHRLEQCLQKFYTMDMQLHSVGIKIMYSKVLRFSYAVMISMFVVNFAFSWGTFAVLYSSQVSPTLALHFTFIIQHTVIAIAVTMFACFTYLVEMRLVMVNKVLKNLAHQWDTRSLKAVQKQRSLQCLDSFSMYTIVTKDPAEIIQESMEIHHLICEAAATANKYFTYQLLTIISIAFLIIVFDAYYVLETLLGKSKRESKFKTVEFVTFFSCQMILYLIAIISIVEGSNRAIKKSEKTGGIVHSLLNKTKSVEVREKLQQFSMQLMHLKINFTAAGLFNIDRTLYFTISGALTTYLIILLQFTSNSPNNDNGNGYECCEALHNMTNHTL, from the exons ATGGACGTTGAGAAGGATACTGATGTGGAAATCGAGCTGAACCATCCGTTGCGGCGTCGATTGCGTCGTTTGCTGTCCGCCAAACAGCTGTACGAATGCCTCCGTCCGCTCTTCCATGTGACCTATTTGCATGGATTGACTTCGTTCTACATCAGCTGCAATGACGAGACTGGTCAACGGGATATCAAGAAGTCCTGGTTCGGCTATGTTAATGGCATACTCCATATCGGTATCTATAGCGTCTGCTATATTCTCACGATATGCAACAGTTGTGAGTCCGTTGCCAGCTACTTCTTCCGTTCGAGGATTACGTACTTCGGCGACATGATGCAGATTGTCAGTGGCCTCATTGGCGTCACTGTCATCTATCTAACGGCCATCATACCAAAGCATCGGCTGGAACAGTGCCTGCAAAAGTTTTACACCATGGACATGCAGCTGCACAGTGTTGGCATCAAGATAATGTACAGCAAAGTGCTACGTTTCAGCTATGCTGTCATGATCTCCATGTTTGTGGTGAACTTTGCCTTTTCCTGGGGCACTTTCGCTGTCCTCTATTCGTCGCAAGTGTCGCCTACCTTGGCTTTGCATTTCACGTTCATTATCCAGCATACGGTCATCGCGATTGCCGTCACCATGTTCGCCTGCTTCACGTATCTTGTCGAAATGCGGCTCGTGATGGTCAACAAG GTGCTGAAGAACCTCGCCCATCAGTGGGACACTCGCAGTCTTAAGGCTGTCCAGAAGCAGCGTTCTCTGCAGTGCCTCGACTCATTTTCCATGTACACCATTGTGACAAAGGATCCCGCTGAAATCATACAGGAGTCCATGGAGATACATCATCTGATTTGCGAGGCAGCTGCAACGgccaacaaatattttacataccAACTGCTCACAATCATTTCGATTGCCTTTCTGATCATCGTCTTTGATGCGTATTATGTGCTGGAAACATTGCTGGGCAAATCGAAGCGAGAAAGCAAATTCAAGACTGTTGAATTTGTGACATTCTTTTCATGTCAAATGATACTCTATTTGATAGCCATAATTTCCATCGTTGAGGGCAGCAATCGGGCCATTAAGAAGAGCGAGAAAACTGGTGGCATTGTGCATTCGCTGCTCAACAAAACGAAGAGCGTCGAGGTGCGGGAGAAGTTGCAGCAATTCTCAATGCAATTGATGCATCTGAAGATCAACTTTACTGCCGCAGGACTCTTCAACATCGATCGCACGCTCTACTTTACT ATTAGCGGAGCCTTAACAACTTATCTCATCATTCTGCTGCAATTCACATCGAATTCGCCAAACAATGATAATGGCAATGGCTACGAATGCTGTGAGGCATTGCACAATATGACCAACCATACGCTCTAG
- the LOC117564958 gene encoding uncharacterized protein LOC117564958: protein MWHQNLRSSSLWQRAWNRIFRAKDFYSSIRVLIALAFILGITPYHVTQIGYHGERVVRESWYGFANAISRWLIFAYCYTHVNLHNESLIGYFMRNHISVMGTRIHDIGGIIAAIFIFIAPIFLRRHLRRSLEGLVRVDRRLLRINYNVDYPRIQFESLRMLVIITALDATIISVCLTCFAQMEVRPSWQLIFIMTYELITISVTVFMFCLLALSVRRRLSRLHRVNSWYS, encoded by the exons ATGTGGCACCAAAACTTGAGGTCGTCGAGCTTGTGGCAACGCGCCTGGAATCGCATCTTTCGGGCCAAGGATTTCTATAGCAGCATAAGAGTGCTCATTGCCTTGGCTTTCATACTGGGAATAACACCGTATCATGTTACGCAAATCGGTTACCACGGCGAGCGTGTGGTGCGCGAATCGTGGTATGGCTTTGCTAATGCTATCAGCCGTTGGCTTATTTTTGCCTATTGCTACACACACGTTAATCTGCATAATGAGTCCTTAATTGGTTACTTTATGCGCAACCACATCTCGGTGATGGGCACACGGATTCACGATATTGGCGGCATCATAGcagctatatttattttcatcgCGCCGATTTTCCTTCGCCGTCATTTGCGGCGATCCTTAGAGGGTCTGGTTCGAGTCGATCGTCGTTTACTGCGTATAAATTACAATGTGGATTATCCGCGCATTCAATTCGAGTCGCTGCGCATGCTGGTGATAATCACCGCATTGGATGCCACCATCATTAGCGTCTGCTTGACCTGCTTTGCTCAGATGGAAGTAAGACCCTCGTGGCAGCTCATCTTCATCATGACATACGAATTAATAACCATATCAGTGACTGTTTTCATGTTCTGCCTGCTGGCGCTCTCTGTTCGACGCCGCCTGTCGCGATTGCATAGG GTCAATAGCTGGTACTCGTAA
- the LOC117565437 gene encoding sarcosine dehydrogenase, mitochondrial produces MWRTGIVQQATRQDLRRLLNRNNSSKTTAAATATQLPQSADVVVIGGGSAGCHTLYHLAKQGVRAVLLERAQLTAGTTWHTAGLLWRLRPSDVDIQLLANSRNMLRQLEAETGLDPGWIQNGGIFIAHNETRLDEYRRLATVGSALGIENQILSPEETQKLFPLLDPKAFIGALYSPGDGVMDPAMLCTALRRAATANGAQVIENCDVQEILVEQGSRGKKIVGVSTPFGNIRTETVVNATGVWGRDLVARHGTHLPLLPMKHAYIVSESIPGVRGLPNIRDHDYSTYFRIQGDAICMGGYEPNPILLDPVAKDFHFGLYELDWSVFETHVEGAHKLCPEYAKYGVKSTVCGPESFTPDHKPLMGPDPNVSGLMHNCGFNSAGMMFGGGCGEQTALWITKGQPDVPMFSFDLRRFTQEQGQATKWIAEKSHESYVKNYSMVFKFDQPLAGRDFQLDPLHEQMLEANAFMEEKQGWERPGFFLGNKEKSAAVLPYDWYGSYEHARHKESNYERILEGDLKYSSFSEHHELIGAEAHACRNNAVLFNMSYFAKLVLEGPQAHKAADWLFSANTKRDPSKTVYTCALNDAGGVEADVTISRLVSGSGQLHDPKFEGKGYYIVAGGASAYYTYSTLLAEMRRKGFNAKLHDVTADLGVISIQGPNSRSILQPLLDYELSDEQLPPNSTTLAKLNGIGLRVLRVSFVGELGYELHVPKQDCVAVYKALKAAGAAQDLRDAGYRALYSLSSEKGYHLWSYDLRSDDTPLEAGLGFTCRKQGDYRGRAAVDRQRSDGLKRRMVYLTLQDQVPIWGLEGVYRNGEPVGVLRRAEYAYTLGKSLGQVYITRSDGQNIDGEYLKAGDYEVDILGKRYKANCHLRSPFDPSGQRVLGNYETNSK; encoded by the exons ATGTGGCGCACGGGCATCGTACAGCAGGCAACTCGCCAGGATCTGCGGCGACTTCTCAATCGTAACAATAGTTCAAAgactacagcagcagcaactgcaacgcaGCTACCTCAATCAGCGGATGTAGTGGTAATTGGCGGTGGCTCTGCCGGCTGCCATACGCTCTATCATCTGGCCAAGCAAGGTGTGAGAGCAGTGCTGTTGGAGCGTGCTCAACTCACTGCAGGCACCACATGGCACACGGCTGGACTGCTCTGGCGATTGCGTCCCAGCGATGTGGACATTCAACTGTTGGCCAATTCACGCAACATGTTGCGACAACTGGAGGCAGAAACTGGTCTGGACCCTGGCTGGATACAGAATGGCGGCATCTTCATTGCCCATAACGAAACACGCCTAGATGAGTATCGACGCCTGGCCACTGTTGGCTCTGCGCTGGGCATTGAGAACCAGATATTATCCCCCGAGGAGACCCAGAAACTGTTTCCGCTGCTTGATCCCAAGGCATTCATTGGCGCACTTTATTCGCCTGGCGATGGCGTCATGGATCCCGCCATGTTGTGCACAGCATTACGTCGCGCAGCAACCGCAAATGGCGCCCAGGTGATTGAGAACTGTGATGTGCAGGAGATACTCGTGGAGCAGGGATCGCGAGGCAAGAAGATTGTGGGTGTTTCAACGCCCTTCGGCAACATACGTACAGAGACGGTGGTGAATGCAACCGGCGTGTGGGGTCGCGATCTAGTTGCACGACATGGCACCCATCTGCCGTTGCTGCCCATGAAGCATGCCTACATCGTGTCCGAGTCCATACCGGGTGTGCGTGGTTTACCTAACATCAGGGATCATGACTATTCCACCTACTTCCGCATTCAGGGCGATGCCATCTGCATGGGCGGCTATGAACCCAATCCCATACTGCTCGATCCTGTGGCCAAGGACTTTCACTTTGGCCTCTACGAGTTAGATTGGTCCGTCTTCGAAACGCATGTTGAGGGCGCCCACAAATTGTGCCCAGAGTACGCCAAGTATGGCGTGAAGAGCACAGTGTGTGGTCCGGAATCCTTTACGCCCGATCACAAGCCGCTTATGGGCCCCGATCCTAATGTCTCGGGTCTCATGCACAACTGTGGCTTTAATTCGGCTGGAATGATGTTTGGCGGCGGCTGTGGTGAGCAGACGGCGCTGTGGATCACCAAGGGACAGCCGGATGTGCCCATGTTTAGCTTTGATTTGCGACGCTTCACACAGGAACAGGGACAAGCCACCAAGTGGATTGCGGAAAAGTCGCACGAAAGCTATGTAAAGAACTACAGCATGGTGTTCAAGTTCGATCAACCGCTAGCTGGTCGCGATTTTCAACTGGATCCACTGCATGAGCAGATGCTGGAAGCCAACGCCTTCATGGAGGAGAAACAAGGCTGGGAGCGACCTGGTTTCTTCTTGGGAAACAAGGAGAAATCGGCAGCCGTGCTGCCCTATGACTGGTATGGCAGCTACGAGCATGCGCGACACAAGGAGAGCAACTACGAGCGCATCCTGGAGGGCGACCTGAAGTACAGCAGCTTCTCGGAGCATCACGAGTTG ATTGGCGCTGAGGCTCATGCCTGTCGCAATAATGCCGTGCTCTTTAACATGAGCTACTTTGCCAAGCTGGTGCTCGAAGGTCCGCAAGCGCACAAGGCTGCAGACTGGCTCTTCTCCGCCAACACCAAGCGTGATCCCAGCAA AACTGTTTACACTTGTGCGCTGAACGATGCTGGCGGCGTCGAGGCCGATGTGACTATCAGCCGCCTGGTTTCCGGCTCTGGGCAGCTGCATGATCCCAAGTTCGAGGGCAAGGGCTACTACATTGTGGCTGGCGGTGCTTCGGCCTATTACACATACAGCACGCTGCTTGCGGAGATGCGTCGCAAGGGCTTCAACGCCAAGCTCCACGATGTCACTGCCGATCTGGGTGTCATTTCCATTCAGGGACCTAACTCTCGCAGCATACTGCAGCCTCTACTCGATTACGAACTATCCGATGAGCAGTTGCCACCCAATAGCACCACACTGGCCAAGTTGAATGGCATTGGTTTGCGAGTTCTGCGCGTCAGTTTTGTGGGCGAGCTGGGCTATGAGCTGCATGTGCCTAAACAGGATTGTGTGGCGGTCTACAAGGCACTCAAGGCTGCTGGCGCCGCACAGGATCTACGTGATGCCGGCTATCGTGCGCTCTATTCGCTCAGCAGCGAAAAGGGTTATCATCTGTGGAGCTACGACTTGCGCTCGGATGACACGCCACTCGAGGCTGGCTTGGGCTTTACATGCCGCAAACAAGGCGACTATCGTGGTCGCGCTGCCGTCGATCGTCAGCGGTCCGATGGTCTTAAGCGTCGCATGGTCTATCTGACGCTACAGGATCAGGTGCCCATTTGGGGCCTCGAGGGTGTCTATCGTAATGGCGAGCCTGTGGGCGTGCTGCGTCGTGCCGAATACGCTTACACGCTGGGGAAATCTCTGGGTCAGGTTTATATTACACGCAGCGATGGTCAGAACATCGATGGAGAATACCTCAAAGCGGGCGACTACGAAGTGGACATTCTGGGCAAACGCTACAAGGCGAATTGCCATCTGCGCAGTCCCTTCGATCCCAGCGGTCAGCGTGTTTTAGGCAACTATGAaacaaatagtaaataa
- the LOC117564536 gene encoding uncharacterized protein LOC117564536 — MFVLRTLLLLAVSATVALAQRRLALPDPRSCANRVRHATYRDARGVSHSYFFSWEHAPTRSLEVDWLDARNICRRHCMDAVSLETPQENDFVKQRIARGNVRYIWTSGRKCNFAGCDRPDLQPPNENGWFWSGSGGKIGPTSQRNTGDWSQTGGYNQPQPDNREAAQGNDESCLSILNNFYNDGIKWHDVACHHIKPFVCEDSDELLNFVRSRNPNVRL; from the coding sequence atgTTTGTGCTGCgcacgttgctgctgctggcagtgAGCGCCACTGTGGCGCTGGCCCAGCGTCGTCTTGCCCTCCCGGATCCTCGGAGTTGCGCCAATCGTGTGCGTCATGCCACCTATCGGGATGCCCGCGGTGTCTCACACTCGTACTTCTTCAGCTGGGAGCATGCGCCGACGCGCAGCCTGGAGGTCGATTGGTTGGATGCACGTAACATTTGCCGGCGGCATTGCATGGACGCCGTCTCGCTAGAGACGCCGCAGGAGAATGATTTTGTGAAGCAACGCATTGCCCGTGGCAATGTGCGTTACATCTGGACGTCGGGTAGAAAGTGCAACTTCGCTGGCTGCGACAGACCCGATCTGCAGCCACCCAATGAGAATGGCTGGTTCTGGTCGGGATCGGGCGGCAAGATTGGACCCACATCGCAACGCAACACTGGCGACTGGTCCCAGACGGGCGGCTACAATCAACCACAGCCCGATAATCGTGAGGCTGCCCAGGGCAACGATGAGAGCTGCCTTTCCATTCtgaataacttctacaacGATGGCATCAAGTGGCACGATGTTGCTTGCCATCACATCAAGCCCTTCGTCTGCGAGGATTCCGATGAGCTGCTCAACTTTGTGCGCTCCAGAAATCCGAATGTGCGTTTGTAA